From the genome of Hymenobacter cellulosilyticus, one region includes:
- a CDS encoding energy transducer TonB, which yields MPTPTGGIESLFAYIRQNLRYPAGATATGKVWIDFVVTKTGTITNAKVIKGLDPTLDAEALRLVQQMPVWHPGQHNKQPVDVEYTLPIRFGPEPPQEPTGRELRRQARAQRRIQ from the coding sequence ATGCCCACGCCCACAGGCGGGATAGAAAGCCTGTTTGCCTACATCCGGCAAAACCTGCGGTATCCGGCGGGTGCTACGGCAACGGGCAAAGTGTGGATTGACTTTGTGGTCACCAAGACCGGGACCATTACCAATGCCAAGGTTATCAAAGGTCTGGACCCAACCCTCGATGCCGAGGCCCTGCGCCTGGTACAACAAATGCCCGTCTGGCACCCGGGGCAACACAATAAACAGCCGGTAGACGTAGAGTACACTTTACCCATCCGCTTCGGCCCAGAGCCCCCGCAGGAACCGACGGGCCGGGAGCTCCGCCGGCAGGCCCGGGCGCAGCGCCGTATACAGTAG
- a CDS encoding energy transducer TonB: protein MLRLPILNVRLAPCSVAPEQLTPTAQGHFCRSCDREVIDFTSGTQADLDAARAASPDGRLCGRFRAEQLATTPRVQLRPKLRRFVVALVLVCGLGLTCGEAWAQLQKTELATRIKFATQLQLKTPEELSPLALRENEAQPLAPLGPLPQSRASIVFGVVAEQMPEFKGGMEGLKAYLKRNLHYPDSTTASGKVFVGFLVTRTGAIANARILKSVDPLLDAEALRVVRQMPAWKPGRQNRLPTEVSYTLPITFSRQ, encoded by the coding sequence ATGCTCCGCCTGCCCATCCTCAACGTGCGCTTAGCCCCCTGCTCCGTGGCCCCCGAGCAGCTGACGCCCACGGCCCAGGGTCACTTCTGCCGCAGCTGCGACCGGGAAGTCATCGACTTCACCAGCGGCACCCAGGCCGACCTGGACGCCGCCCGCGCCGCCTCCCCGGACGGGCGGCTGTGCGGGCGGTTCCGGGCGGAGCAACTAGCTACTACCCCGCGGGTGCAGCTACGGCCGAAGCTGCGCCGGTTCGTGGTGGCCCTAGTGCTGGTCTGCGGCCTGGGCCTGACATGTGGCGAAGCATGGGCGCAGCTCCAAAAAACCGAGCTGGCCACCCGGATAAAGTTCGCCACGCAGCTACAGCTCAAGACACCGGAGGAACTCAGCCCGCTGGCCTTAAGGGAGAATGAGGCGCAGCCTTTGGCCCCGCTCGGCCCCTTGCCCCAATCCCGGGCGTCAATTGTCTTCGGAGTAGTAGCAGAACAGATGCCCGAGTTTAAAGGCGGCATGGAAGGCTTGAAAGCCTACCTGAAGCGGAACCTGCACTACCCCGATAGTACGACGGCTTCGGGCAAAGTATTCGTAGGCTTCTTGGTCACCAGAACCGGGGCTATAGCCAATGCCAGGATCCTTAAATCAGTGGATCCGTTGCTCGACGCGGAAGCCCTGCGCGTGGTGCGGCAAATGCCCGCCTGGAAGCCCGGCCGGCAGAACCGACTACCAACGGAGGTAAGCTACACACTGCCTATCACCTTCAGCCGCCAGTAA
- a CDS encoding ATP-grasp domain-containing protein: MDQPGRRLGRLRQSGGKIPWDYFDRVDDFYVWLDRMDATGIQLLNPSSIIRWNADKKYLRDMEQAGVQIVPTHWLPKGSEVVIDELFDKLGSDQLVVKPAVSGGAKNTFTLTRLETAERLPQLTELVQHEDFLVQPFQPQIQTEGEWSLIYLGGQFSHCVLKTPKSGDFRVQHYLGGGIEPREAPAHLRQAADSIIAQFAQGCLYARVDGVDADGQFLLMELELIEPFLYLASSEGALARYEAALHE; this comes from the coding sequence GTGGACCAACCCGGCCGTCGACTGGGCCGGCTACGACAAAGTGGTGGTAAAATCCCCTGGGACTACTTCGACCGGGTCGACGATTTCTACGTTTGGCTCGACCGGATGGACGCCACTGGTATTCAGCTGCTCAACCCCTCGAGCATCATCCGCTGGAACGCCGACAAGAAATACCTGCGCGACATGGAGCAGGCCGGCGTGCAGATTGTGCCTACCCACTGGTTGCCCAAAGGCAGTGAGGTGGTTATCGACGAGCTGTTTGACAAGCTCGGCAGCGACCAGCTGGTGGTGAAGCCGGCCGTGAGCGGGGGCGCCAAAAACACCTTTACCCTGACCCGCCTCGAAACCGCCGAGCGTCTGCCCCAACTCACGGAGCTGGTGCAGCACGAAGATTTCCTGGTTCAGCCTTTCCAACCCCAGATTCAGACGGAAGGGGAGTGGTCCTTGATTTACCTGGGCGGGCAGTTCAGCCACTGCGTGCTCAAAACGCCCAAGTCGGGCGACTTCCGGGTGCAGCATTACCTGGGCGGCGGCATCGAGCCCCGCGAGGCTCCCGCCCACCTGCGCCAGGCCGCCGACAGCATCATTGCCCAGTTTGCTCAAGGCTGCCTCTACGCCCGCGTCGATGGGGTAGACGCCGACGGCCAGTTTCTGCTCATGGAGCTCGAGCTGATTGAGCCCTTCCTCTACCTGGCCTCCAGCGAAGGCGCCCTGGCCCGCTACGAAGCCGCCTTGCACGAGTAA
- a CDS encoding energy transducer TonB family protein, with amino-acid sequence MKLLLLLLWLALLATQAQAQRPAPPKPAPTIGLTDDPLYHCFGCRFPVYKDGGAKGMLNSIGKNMRYPHHLTTAGRVLVEYTVDTTGKVRNARIKQGFQPEADSAALRAVRALGDFVPAMNEQGRPLTVKQTIPVWFSPK; translated from the coding sequence ATGAAACTACTGCTGCTACTGCTTTGGTTGGCCCTGCTGGCTACTCAGGCCCAGGCACAACGTCCTGCCCCACCCAAACCAGCACCTACCATTGGCCTGACTGATGACCCGCTGTATCACTGCTTTGGGTGTCGGTTTCCAGTGTATAAGGATGGCGGCGCAAAAGGTATGCTGAACAGCATCGGTAAAAACATGCGTTACCCCCATCACCTTACAACTGCGGGCCGGGTGTTGGTGGAGTATACTGTTGACACCACCGGCAAGGTGCGAAATGCAAGGATAAAGCAGGGCTTTCAGCCGGAGGCCGATTCTGCCGCCCTGCGGGCCGTGCGGGCCCTAGGAGACTTTGTACCGGCTATGAATGAGCAAGGCCGACCTCTGACGGTGAAGCAGACCATACCGGTCTGGTTCAGTCCTAAATAG
- a CDS encoding SDR family NAD(P)-dependent oxidoreductase, with protein sequence MPYALITGASRGIGRALAAELAGRGYSLLLTARSADQLAQVAAELSRLPGVEARFLALDLAEPGAALQLAAWVREQTSELAVLVNNAGYGLWGGSRICPWPPSKICCNSICCCPWS encoded by the coding sequence ATGCCCTACGCTCTCATTACCGGTGCTTCCCGCGGAATCGGTCGGGCCCTGGCCGCCGAGCTGGCCGGGCGCGGCTACAGCCTGCTGCTCACGGCCCGCAGCGCCGATCAGCTTGCCCAGGTAGCCGCTGAGCTAAGCCGGCTGCCCGGCGTGGAGGCCCGGTTTCTGGCCCTGGACCTGGCCGAGCCCGGCGCAGCTTTGCAGCTGGCTGCCTGGGTGCGGGAGCAAACCAGCGAGCTGGCAGTGCTGGTAAACAATGCCGGCTACGGCCTGTGGGGCGGTTCGAGGATTTGCCCCTGGCCGCCCAGCAAAATATGCTGCAACTCAATATGCTGCTGCCCGTGGAGCTGA
- a CDS encoding energy transducer TonB has translation MLSLPILNVRLRACPADWQQMTPTAQGRHCHSCDREVIDFTSGTQADLNAARAAASDGHLCGRFRAEQLAPSQPAPLPRRVALRPRLRRFLVALVLVCGLGLTSGEAWAQVRKVASAASKPNQGKTLSKKTLPTAKASQKAPAVSTVTIVSGDVQGLVAMDTLTRIEVEPRVYSYVEQMPEFPGGREGIQSFVQKNLQWPPNTGMLDAEGRVFVNFIVGADGKLRDFKVLKGLHPLLDAEALRVARLMEGKFVVGRQNGRAVNVYYTIPLTFQR, from the coding sequence ATGCTCAGCCTGCCTATCCTCAACGTGCGCCTACGCGCTTGCCCCGCCGATTGGCAGCAAATGACGCCCACCGCGCAAGGCCGCCACTGCCACAGCTGCGACCGGGAAGTAATCGACTTCACCAGCGGCACTCAGGCCGACCTGAACGCCGCCCGCGCCGCCGCCTCGGATGGGCACCTGTGCGGCCGGTTTCGGGCGGAGCAGCTAGCCCCCAGCCAGCCGGCCCCGCTACCCCGGCGCGTGGCGCTGCGCCCCCGACTGCGGCGGTTTCTGGTGGCTTTGGTGCTGGTATGCGGGTTGGGGCTGACCAGTGGCGAGGCGTGGGCGCAGGTGCGTAAAGTGGCCTCGGCAGCTAGCAAGCCCAACCAAGGGAAGACACTGAGCAAAAAGACGCTTCCGACTGCCAAGGCCTCTCAGAAAGCGCCTGCTGTTTCCACCGTGACGATAGTCAGCGGGGATGTGCAAGGCCTTGTGGCCATGGATACGCTGACACGGATAGAGGTCGAGCCCAGAGTCTACAGCTACGTGGAGCAGATGCCGGAGTTTCCCGGAGGACGGGAAGGGATACAGTCCTTTGTGCAGAAAAACCTGCAGTGGCCGCCAAATACGGGGATGCTTGATGCGGAAGGCCGGGTGTTCGTCAACTTTATCGTGGGGGCCGACGGGAAGCTGCGCGACTTTAAGGTACTCAAAGGCCTTCACCCTCTGCTCGATGCCGAAGCACTGCGCGTGGCCCGGCTTATGGAGGGCAAATTCGTAGTCGGCCGGCAGAACGGCCGGGCCGTGAATGTGTATTATACCATTCCACTTACGTTTCAACGCTAG
- a CDS encoding phytanoyl-CoA dioxygenase family protein, which yields MDLTPTYPRFTLGQTLTAEQREFFQQHGFLHFRGFISPEQVAHILAATEAIQARWLAEGVEKVNGVPIKYGHDVDGSRIVQRFAFASQHSPELHEFLQDARFPALFPLLEAKNERIGEDEKNGLVINHYVNVPGSEFSQMGWHTDSLRDIFYGRRIGPMLNVGVHLDGTPATNGGLRILPGTHRQPLREMIFRKKYFKDLSADPRSWPSRPSPAT from the coding sequence ATGGATTTAACCCCTACCTATCCGCGCTTCACCCTGGGCCAGACGCTAACGGCTGAGCAGCGGGAATTCTTTCAACAGCACGGCTTTCTGCACTTCCGGGGCTTTATTTCGCCCGAGCAGGTAGCTCATATTCTGGCCGCTACTGAGGCCATTCAGGCCCGCTGGCTGGCCGAGGGAGTGGAAAAGGTGAATGGCGTGCCCATCAAGTACGGCCACGACGTAGACGGCTCCCGCATTGTGCAGCGCTTTGCCTTTGCCTCCCAGCACAGCCCCGAGCTGCACGAGTTCTTGCAGGATGCCCGCTTCCCGGCCCTGTTTCCGCTGCTTGAAGCCAAGAATGAGCGGATTGGGGAAGACGAGAAGAACGGTCTGGTTATCAACCACTACGTGAACGTGCCCGGCAGCGAGTTCAGCCAGATGGGCTGGCACACCGATTCGTTGCGCGACATTTTCTACGGCCGCCGCATCGGGCCTATGCTCAACGTGGGCGTGCACCTGGACGGCACGCCGGCCACCAACGGCGGCCTGCGCATTCTGCCCGGCACCCACCGGCAGCCCCTGCGCGAGATGATCTTCCGCAAGAAGTACTTCAAGGACCTCTCGGCCGACCCCAGGAGCTGGCCGTCGAGACCGAGCCCGGCGACCTGA
- a CDS encoding hydroxymethylglutaryl-CoA reductase, with the protein MIFTPSPMLLKLLYTRGSLHNTPEGVAFSIKNRLDTVRITRIDAVLIDGQRLGVEQIALDLGNGDVRPATVFNADSAGFELPVGQAATFHLATDKLPEGIHKVCVQFAADPFGNLSVEVEDAIVNLPSHRNKIPRQDQDDYSEAAIQARQRFAEEFTGQEFKHLKHYSFDAHDLQGNCEHFTGVAQIPVGLAGPLVVNGEHAQGEFLIPMATTEGTLVASYNRGIQVLNLCGGVKCTVVGDAMQRAPVFVFDDARGARDFGRWVEEEIDKIRPEAESTSRVAKLQYIDTYLSNKFAFLRFNYSTGDAAGQNMVGRATFAACSWILENYKGAPIRHFYLESNFATDKKASQINVMRTRGKRVVAEAVIKRDVLQQRMRVTPEQLAYHGQVSNVGAFLSGANNNGAHSANGITALFIATGQDVANVSESSAGVLYSEVTKEGDLYLSITIPSLIVATHGGGTGLATQNECLRMLGCVGRGTVNKFAEIVAGVVLAGELSLGSAISSSDWVSSHEQYGRNR; encoded by the coding sequence ATGATTTTCACGCCCAGCCCCATGCTTCTGAAGCTGCTCTACACCCGCGGCAGCCTGCACAACACGCCCGAGGGAGTAGCTTTCAGCATCAAGAACCGCCTCGACACGGTGCGCATCACCCGCATCGACGCCGTGCTCATTGATGGGCAGCGCCTGGGCGTAGAGCAGATTGCCCTGGACCTGGGCAACGGCGACGTGCGGCCCGCCACGGTGTTCAACGCCGACTCGGCCGGCTTTGAGTTGCCCGTGGGCCAGGCCGCCACGTTTCATTTGGCCACCGACAAGCTCCCCGAAGGCATTCATAAGGTGTGCGTGCAGTTTGCCGCCGACCCGTTTGGCAACCTGAGCGTGGAAGTGGAAGACGCTATTGTGAACCTGCCCAGCCACCGCAACAAGATTCCGCGCCAGGACCAGGACGACTACTCCGAGGCCGCCATTCAGGCCCGGCAGCGCTTTGCCGAGGAGTTTACGGGTCAGGAGTTTAAGCACCTGAAGCACTACTCCTTCGACGCCCACGACCTGCAGGGCAACTGTGAGCATTTCACCGGTGTGGCCCAGATTCCGGTGGGGCTGGCCGGGCCGCTGGTGGTAAACGGGGAGCACGCCCAGGGCGAGTTTCTGATTCCGATGGCCACCACCGAGGGCACCCTGGTGGCCAGCTACAACCGCGGTATTCAGGTGCTCAACCTCTGCGGGGGCGTCAAGTGCACCGTCGTCGGCGACGCCATGCAGCGGGCCCCGGTCTTCGTATTCGACGATGCCCGCGGGGCCCGGGACTTCGGCCGCTGGGTAGAGGAAGAAATCGACAAGATCCGGCCCGAGGCCGAAAGCACCTCCCGCGTGGCCAAGCTCCAGTACATCGACACCTACCTGAGCAATAAGTTCGCCTTCCTGCGCTTCAACTACAGCACCGGCGACGCGGCCGGGCAGAACATGGTAGGCCGGGCCACATTTGCCGCCTGCTCCTGGATTCTGGAAAACTACAAGGGCGCCCCGATTCGCCACTTCTACCTTGAATCGAACTTCGCCACCGATAAGAAAGCCTCCCAGATCAACGTGATGCGCACCCGCGGCAAGCGCGTAGTGGCCGAGGCCGTCATCAAGCGCGACGTGCTGCAGCAGCGCATGCGCGTGACGCCCGAGCAGCTGGCCTACCACGGGCAGGTAAGCAACGTGGGGGCCTTTCTATCAGGAGCCAACAACAACGGCGCCCACTCGGCCAATGGCATTACGGCCCTCTTCATTGCCACCGGGCAGGACGTGGCCAACGTGTCGGAATCTTCGGCGGGTGTGCTCTACTCAGAAGTAACCAAGGAAGGCGACCTGTACCTGAGCATCACCATTCCGTCCCTGATTGTGGCCACCCACGGCGGCGGCACCGGCCTAGCCACCCAAAACGAGTGCCTGCGCATGCTGGGCTGCGTGGGCCGGGGCACGGTCAATAAGTTTGCGGAAATCGTGGCCGGCGTGGTGCTGGCCGGAGAGCTCAGCCTGGGCTCAGCCATTTCCTCTTCCGACTGGGTCAGCAGCCACGAGCAGTACGGCCGCAACCGATAG
- a CDS encoding energy transducer TonB, with protein sequence MLDLPILNVRLNACSESWQQMTPTAQGRHCHSCDREVIDFTSGTQADLNAARAASPDGQLCGMFRREQVAAVTRPQLRPKLRRFVVALVLVCGLGLSSQEAWAQVRKARPATKRTPPKQEQVEDLNEDVPVEPLIMGGVDALAFYSEQDFVPVAPSGPYTHVEQMPEFKDGGWAGLLDFIRRNQQWPVAASAEAEGKVFVKFVIDKTGRIQNAEVLKTPHPTLNAEALRIVQLLEGRFVPGRQNGQAVDVSYTIAIPFMHL encoded by the coding sequence ATGCTCGACTTACCCATCCTCAACGTGCGCCTGAATGCCTGCTCCGAAAGCTGGCAGCAGATGACGCCCACCGCGCAAGGCCGCCACTGCCACAGCTGCGACCGGGAAGTAATCGACTTCACCAGCGGCACTCAGGCCGACCTGAACGCCGCCCGCGCCGCCTCCCCCGATGGGCAACTGTGCGGAATGTTCCGTCGGGAGCAGGTGGCGGCCGTGACGCGGCCGCAGCTACGCCCCAAGCTGCGACGGTTTGTGGTGGCCCTAGTGCTGGTGTGTGGATTGGGGTTGAGCAGCCAAGAGGCGTGGGCCCAGGTACGTAAGGCTCGCCCCGCTACCAAGCGTACTCCCCCTAAACAAGAGCAGGTAGAGGACCTTAACGAGGATGTTCCGGTTGAACCCCTCATAATGGGGGGTGTCGACGCTCTGGCGTTTTACTCGGAGCAGGACTTCGTCCCGGTGGCGCCCTCCGGGCCGTACACCCATGTGGAGCAGATGCCGGAGTTTAAAGACGGTGGATGGGCAGGCCTCCTCGATTTTATACGACGTAATCAGCAATGGCCCGTTGCCGCCAGTGCTGAGGCAGAGGGGAAGGTATTCGTCAAGTTTGTCATTGATAAGACCGGCCGTATTCAGAACGCCGAGGTGCTCAAGACTCCGCACCCGACGCTGAATGCCGAGGCACTACGCATAGTGCAACTGCTTGAGGGCAGATTTGTGCCTGGTCGGCAAAACGGGCAGGCCGTGGACGTATCCTACACAATTGCTATTCCATTCATGCACCTCTGA
- a CDS encoding SDR family oxidoreductase codes for MNNRWSLQGTTALVTGASKGIGAAVAEELLRFGATVIAVARGAADLEAQVARWQAQGLDAHALSADLSRPDERENLLREISRRWPKLHILVNNVGTNIRKSTAVYSADDYRHVMETNLESTFGMCQAAYPLLQLNGGGSIVNISSVAGLVHLRTGSVYGMTKAAIIQLTRNLAVEWAPDNIRVNCIAPWYIRTPLAAGVLSNEQYLQSVLDRTPLQRIGEPEEVSSAVAFLCLPAASYITGQTLSVDGGFSVNGF; via the coding sequence ATGAATAATCGCTGGAGCCTGCAGGGTACCACTGCCCTGGTCACCGGAGCATCCAAAGGCATTGGGGCCGCCGTAGCCGAGGAGCTGCTGCGCTTTGGCGCTACTGTTATTGCCGTAGCGCGCGGGGCCGCCGACCTCGAAGCCCAGGTAGCCCGTTGGCAGGCCCAGGGCCTCGACGCCCACGCCCTAAGCGCCGACTTGAGCCGCCCCGACGAGCGGGAAAACCTGCTGCGCGAAATCAGTCGGCGCTGGCCCAAGCTGCACATCTTGGTCAATAACGTGGGCACCAACATCCGCAAGTCGACGGCCGTGTACTCGGCCGACGACTACCGCCACGTGATGGAAACTAACCTGGAATCCACGTTTGGCATGTGTCAGGCGGCTTATCCGCTGCTGCAGCTCAACGGCGGGGGCAGCATCGTGAACATTTCCTCGGTGGCCGGCCTGGTACACTTGCGGACTGGCTCGGTGTACGGCATGACCAAGGCGGCCATTATTCAGCTGACCCGCAACCTGGCCGTGGAGTGGGCCCCGGATAATATTCGCGTCAACTGCATTGCGCCCTGGTATATCCGCACGCCCTTGGCGGCCGGCGTGCTCAGCAATGAGCAGTACCTGCAAAGCGTGCTGGACCGCACGCCGCTGCAGCGCATCGGGGAGCCCGAGGAAGTCAGCAGCGCCGTGGCCTTTCTGTGCTTGCCCGCCGCCAGCTACATCACCGGCCAGACCCTGAGTGTGGACGGGGGCTTCAGCGTGAATGGCTTCTAA
- a CDS encoding SDR family NAD(P)-dependent oxidoreductase has translation MLQLNMLLPVELTHQLMPLLKQQPKAYVLNIASTAAYQAVPTLTLYAASKAFLLTFSRGLRYELRDSSVSVTCLSPGATTTDFADRAGMSAGLQEVAAKLSMTPEQVAKFGVTALLAGEAEVIPGALNKVSARLTGLVPKALTEKIAANIYEKHLK, from the coding sequence ATGCTGCAACTCAATATGCTGCTGCCCGTGGAGCTGACGCACCAGCTTATGCCTTTGCTCAAGCAGCAGCCCAAGGCCTACGTGCTGAACATTGCCAGCACGGCGGCTTACCAGGCGGTACCTACGCTCACGCTCTACGCGGCCAGCAAGGCGTTCTTGCTTACCTTTTCCCGGGGCCTGCGCTACGAGCTGCGCGACTCTTCCGTGTCGGTGACCTGCCTGAGTCCCGGGGCCACCACCACCGACTTTGCCGACCGGGCCGGTATGAGTGCGGGCCTGCAGGAAGTGGCCGCCAAGCTTTCCATGACGCCCGAGCAGGTAGCCAAGTTCGGCGTTACGGCCCTGCTAGCCGGGGAGGCCGAAGTAATTCCCGGCGCGCTCAATAAGGTGTCGGCCAGGCTCACAGGTTTGGTACCCAAGGCGCTGACCGAGAAAATTGCGGCCAACATCTACGAGAAGCACCTGAAGTAA
- a CDS encoding WG repeat-containing protein, whose amino-acid sequence MSGLLRFLSVPKSAALLALTLLLTASSPAQTTSARLIPFRQGAKWGYADQHRRLVLPLLYDEAGPFVQELAWVRIGPLYGYIDGGGNPVTPVHFTKAGTFARNRATVELNGETFQIDGSGRRLTTPPEPEPETEFLTQGDLTRQNGKVGFRFTVGQAVVPNVYDEILEDYNGLLFVRQGAKWGVINNKGKLTLPLEYDAIRAVEANNFVLPVVEQQGRFGYLAEDGSLLVPPKYRAAEPFVANVARVTTQDGRTGYIDSRGREYFD is encoded by the coding sequence ATGTCTGGCCTCCTTCGCTTTCTTTCCGTCCCCAAATCAGCGGCTTTGCTGGCCCTGACCCTGTTGCTGACGGCCTCTAGTCCGGCCCAGACCACCTCGGCCCGCCTGATTCCGTTTCGGCAAGGCGCCAAGTGGGGCTACGCCGACCAGCACCGCCGCCTGGTGCTGCCTCTGCTCTACGACGAGGCCGGGCCCTTCGTGCAGGAGCTGGCCTGGGTGCGCATCGGGCCGCTGTATGGCTACATCGACGGGGGCGGCAACCCCGTAACGCCGGTACACTTTACCAAGGCGGGCACCTTTGCGCGCAACCGGGCCACGGTGGAACTCAACGGCGAAACCTTTCAGATTGACGGCAGCGGCCGCCGCCTGACCACCCCGCCCGAGCCCGAACCCGAAACCGAATTTCTGACCCAGGGCGACCTGACCCGGCAAAATGGCAAGGTGGGCTTCCGCTTTACCGTGGGTCAGGCCGTGGTGCCCAATGTGTACGACGAGATTCTGGAAGACTACAACGGCCTGCTCTTCGTGCGCCAGGGCGCCAAGTGGGGCGTTATCAACAACAAGGGCAAGCTGACATTACCGCTGGAGTACGACGCCATCCGGGCCGTGGAGGCCAACAACTTCGTGCTCCCGGTGGTGGAGCAACAGGGCCGCTTTGGCTACCTGGCCGAGGACGGCAGCCTGCTCGTGCCGCCCAAGTACCGAGCCGCCGAGCCCTTCGTGGCCAACGTGGCCCGCGTGACTACCCAAGACGGCCGCACCGGCTACATCGACAGCCGCGGCCGGGAATATTTCGACTAG
- a CDS encoding phosphatase PAP2-related protein produces the protein MAAAGFPGPPPRHCGVAAGVGAVIPRFFAFIQARPGVVLPDPVLAWLPAHDVSWLTFGAIYLSIAVAVVHLVPRPALLLRALWGYGLLHGFRLLTLWLLPLEPPTGLVLLHDPLVDQLFYASATPITKDLFFSAHTATVLLLAFTVQHRALRRALLLAGALIGLLVLIQHAHYTYDVVAAPLFAGLSAWLARRVARY, from the coding sequence GTGGCGGCAGCCGGCTTTCCGGGCCCGCCTCCTCGGCATTGTGGGGTTGCTGCTGGCGTTGGGGCCGTTATTCCGCGGTTCTTCGCCTTCATTCAGGCCCGCCCCGGCGTGGTGCTGCCCGACCCGGTGCTGGCCTGGCTGCCGGCCCACGACGTATCCTGGCTTACGTTCGGGGCTATTTACCTGAGCATTGCCGTGGCGGTGGTGCATCTGGTGCCGCGGCCGGCGCTGCTGCTGCGGGCCTTGTGGGGCTACGGCCTGTTGCACGGGTTTCGGCTGCTCACGCTCTGGCTCCTGCCCCTAGAGCCGCCCACCGGCCTGGTTCTGCTCCACGACCCGCTGGTCGACCAGCTCTTTTACGCCTCGGCCACGCCCATTACCAAGGACCTGTTCTTCTCGGCCCACACCGCCACCGTGCTCCTGCTGGCGTTTACGGTGCAACACCGAGCCCTGCGGCGCGCCCTGCTGCTGGCCGGCGCCCTCATTGGCTTGCTCGTCCTGATTCAGCACGCCCACTATACCTACGACGTGGTGGCGGCCCCGCTGTTTGCCGGCTTGAGTGCCTGGCTGGCCCGCCGCGTGGCCCGCTACTAA
- a CDS encoding amidohydrolase — protein sequence MKYFYSAILAAGLLPAAAPAAPAQNAALNARIAKLAAAEEAKVIAWRRDFHQNPELGNEETRTAGIVAAHLKSLGLEVQTGVGRTGVVGILRGGKPGPVVALRADMDALPVTETSGVPFASTVKTTYLGQPVGVMHACGHDAHMAMLMGAAEVLSQVKKDLPGTVKFIFQPAEEGSLPGVEGGAKLMIKEGVLENPKVEAIFGLHINAQTEVGNLSFRPGGEMASSDRFTIKVIGKGAHGARPWSSVDPVVTAAQIIVGLQTIVSRQVNLTDDAAVVTVGTLKGGVRYNVIPADVELSGTIRAFNKKAQEQIWAAIRRTATGIAESAGATVEVGIEPYVPVTFNDLPLTAKMVPTLQRVAGGPANVKEVKVNTWAEDFSLYQEKVPGLFVFVGGMRKGGDVNITADHHTAGFTLDESGFILGVKTLATLAADYLSMKK from the coding sequence ATGAAATACTTCTATTCTGCTATTCTTGCCGCCGGCTTGCTGCCCGCTGCTGCCCCGGCCGCCCCGGCCCAGAATGCCGCCCTCAATGCCCGCATCGCCAAGCTGGCGGCCGCCGAAGAAGCCAAGGTCATAGCCTGGCGCCGCGACTTCCACCAAAACCCGGAGCTGGGCAACGAGGAAACGCGCACGGCCGGCATCGTGGCCGCTCACCTCAAGAGTCTGGGCCTGGAAGTGCAGACCGGCGTGGGCCGCACCGGCGTGGTGGGCATTCTGCGCGGCGGCAAGCCCGGCCCGGTAGTAGCCCTGCGCGCCGACATGGACGCACTGCCCGTCACGGAAACCTCCGGCGTGCCCTTTGCCTCGACGGTCAAAACAACTTACCTCGGTCAGCCCGTGGGCGTTATGCACGCCTGCGGCCACGACGCGCACATGGCTATGCTCATGGGCGCGGCCGAGGTGCTGAGTCAGGTGAAAAAGGACCTGCCCGGCACCGTGAAGTTTATTTTCCAGCCGGCCGAGGAAGGCTCCCTGCCCGGCGTGGAAGGCGGGGCTAAGCTCATGATTAAGGAGGGTGTGCTCGAAAATCCCAAGGTCGAGGCCATTTTCGGACTGCACATCAACGCCCAGACCGAGGTGGGCAACCTGTCGTTCCGGCCTGGGGGCGAAATGGCTTCGTCCGACCGGTTTACCATCAAGGTCATTGGCAAAGGCGCCCACGGGGCCCGGCCCTGGAGCAGCGTGGACCCCGTAGTGACGGCCGCCCAAATTATCGTAGGCCTGCAAACCATTGTGAGCCGGCAGGTGAACCTGACTGACGATGCGGCCGTGGTAACGGTGGGCACGCTCAAGGGCGGGGTGCGCTACAACGTCATTCCGGCCGATGTGGAGCTGAGCGGTACCATCCGGGCGTTCAACAAAAAGGCCCAGGAACAGATCTGGGCCGCTATCCGGCGCACGGCCACCGGCATTGCCGAAAGCGCCGGAGCTACGGTGGAAGTCGGCATTGAGCCCTACGTGCCCGTGACCTTCAACGACCTGCCCCTGACGGCCAAGATGGTGCCCACGCTCCAGCGCGTGGCCGGCGGCCCCGCCAACGTGAAGGAAGTGAAGGTGAATACCTGGGCCGAGGATTTTTCCCTGTACCAGGAAAAGGTACCCGGCTTGTTCGTCTTCGTGGGCGGCATGCGCAAGGGCGGCGACGTGAACATCACCGCCGACCACCATACGGCCGGCTTCACCCTTGATGAAAGCGGCTTTATCCTGGGCGTCAAAACCCTGGCCACTCTGGCCGCCGATTACCTAAGCATGAAAAAGTAA